In the Sus scrofa isolate TJ Tabasco breed Duroc chromosome 7, Sscrofa11.1, whole genome shotgun sequence genome, one interval contains:
- the LOC106504483 gene encoding uncharacterized protein LOC106504483 — MKGLVRPVLGLLLAQVCCVRGMDVDQSPPALSLQEGVSSTLWCNFSSSTRSVQWYRLAPGGHLSHLFTIPAGTQKNGRLNATTVATERRSSLYISSAQTTDSATYLCAGEHSAPQAPAACTGTLRGAQPLLQPPPHHEAPTGHSHGFLFLTYTGTHLTTDTFWPTDLGLRPLSSLLNLYLLLH, encoded by the coding sequence GTGTGAGAGGGATGGATGTGGACCAGAGCCCCCCAGCCCTGAGTCTCCAGGAGGGAGTCAGCTCCACGCTCTGGTGCAATTTTTCCTCTTCCACGCGGAGTGTGCAGTGGTATCGTCTGGCCCCAGGAGGCCACCTCAGCCACCTGTTTACCATTCCTGCAGGGACCCAGAAGAATGGCAGATTAAACGCCACGACAGTCGCTACAGAACGCCGCAGCTCACTGTACATTTCCTCTGCCCAGACCACAGACTCAGCCACGTACCTCTGTGCTGGGGAGCACAGCGCTCCCCAGGCACCTGCAGCCTGTACAGGAACCCTCCGAGGggctcagcccctcctccagccacCGCCCCACCACGAGGCCCCCACAGGGCATTCACATGGCTTTTTGTTCCTCACCTACACTGGTACACATTTAACCACTGACACTTTTTGGCCCACAGATTTGGGACTTCGGCCTCTGTCTTCCCTTCTCAATCTGTATCTCCTTCTGCACTAG